The Solanum pennellii chromosome 7, SPENNV200 DNA segment NNNNNNNNNNNNNNNNNNNNNNNNNNNNNNNNNNNNNNNNNNNNNNNNNNNNNNNNNNNNNNNNNNNNNNNNNNNNNNNNNNNNNNNNNNNNNNNNNNNNNNNNNNNNNNNNNNNNNNNNNNNNNNNNNNNNNNNNNNNNNNNNNNNNNNNNNNNNNNNNNNNNNNNNNNNNNNNNNNNNNNNNNNNNNNNNNNNNNNNNNNNNNNNNNNNNNNNNNNNNNNNNNNNNNNNNNNNNNNNNNNNNNNNNNNNNNNNNNNNNNNNNNNNNNNNNNNNNNNNNNNNNNNNNNNNNNNNNNNNNNCCCCCCGGACCCTGCTTATGGGACTACCAAAATTTGCCAAAGCCTTTGAAAAGGGACTCTAATTATGAGATGCTGGACAGAGGTAGTATTTCCTCTCATTGCTGGTATGCGGAAAGATTCAATGTCACCAACAAATATTTCAGCAACAACCATTGATCTGAGCACACATATTGACACAACAACTTTCAGATGCACAgcacaaagaaaaaatatcattgAGATTTGAAGCATGATGGACAGATTAGGTAGAGTGACATTTCCCATATCATATCATCTGGACTGAAATGGCGCTAGCATTCTAGGTTAACTGTCTCCTCATTCTAGGGTGTTAAAATTTATACAGTGGGGTAAAATATTGCAACTGCAGAACTCCAGAGGTTAACTCTATTTCAATGTAGCTGTATAAATGGCATCTGCAAAACAATACTTTAAGACTGCAGCAAGAACATAGATCCTCGAAAGTTGAATCTCATGCACTAGCATGCCGTCACCTCTCGCACAGGCGAAATCTGCATAGAAGCAACACAGAGATTGAAATATAGATGTTTGTACTTATTGGTTTTTTGGTGTAGTGAGATTTAGGCACTATACTTGACTCCTCAACTCCCTCCACTTTTGTGAAGCCTTGAGTATTggcaatatatatatttcgcACCTCTCACGTACGTTAGGTAAGCAATTAAACCTAACTATATTAGATAACACTTATATGGTGGAATAATGTTAAATCAGCAAAAGCATGACTGCATTATGGCCTGTGTTCTTCATGTGGTGACTACACCTgctatacatattttatttccccTGTCTGGCCTTGCATTTGGATTTGCCAAGGACAGCTACTCCACCATAAATGACTTGCATACAGCAACAATCAATAATATCCACATTGGTGTAAGATTACAGAGGGGGATGCTATTTGGGCAACCAGTATCAGATGAACAAGAAATGTGTTGTAAAATGCACGTTATTCAACAcacaaaaacaattttaattaagttgctCTGCAAGAAAGTACTCTTTTTTGAAAGCTTTATACCTATTCTGGATGCCACCAAAAAACAGCTGACGCAACTGTGTGTCACTTCCAACATTCATGTACTTTGCATCAGCACAGTACTTAGCTGCCCAGTTACGAAATCTATTCACAGCAACCAGCTGCTCAGCTTTAGCGACTTTCTCAATCTCAGCAAGATAGGCACGGTCAACCAGCACACCCTCAGTTTCCATTTGAACTAGAACCTCACCAAATGGACGCCAGTATTTCTCATAAAATTCATACATGGATCCTTTACGAACTCCATCGAATGTCCAGATCCGTTTAGATAGTTTTTTCTTCAAGCTCTCATAAAGCATCAATGTGCTGATGGAGTCTAATGCAGAATAACAAATCCACAATTCTCGTTCAGTCCTTTGCAACTCTTCGACAGAAGGAATCATGATTACTTTACCCTCAgttccatctttcttcagcTTTTTCCGACCAAAGATAGTTTTCATAGATATTTTACCAAACAGACCTTCATCATGGAACAGCCTTTCAGCATGGACTAGTCTAGCATCACACATGACATGAGAATCACCTGTTAGTGCCTCTAATGAATAACCACCCAAAATTCGCCTAGAGGAATCCCAAAGTCGTGCCATGTGCATCGTGTCAGCATGAAAACCAGATACTTCAAACCCATAATTTTCCATTACGTGGTTGTCGAAGCTATAATTGTGCCAGACCTACAGATAAACAACTGCATATTATAATTTGTATGTTAATGGTATGATATGCGGGAAGTGACTTCACGTGAAACGGGAAGTGACTTTACGTGAAACAAGCATGAACAAAGATCTTCAATGGACAGCTATGGAAAAGGCATTTAGAGGACCAACGATCAGTCAATCACCCAATTAAAGATACATAATAAAAGGGCTACCTTTCTGATGGATGGGTCTTGGAAAAACGGAGCAAATTCGACTAATAGGTCCTTGCCACCTCCATCAAGAACATCTACCCAGATACAAGATTTCCCATCACCAAAATCAGCCTCTGGTCCAGAATAAATACTGAAGCATATAACTTCTCCATGATCAACAGGTGTTTGCTGCTTGACATCAATATTCGCTACCTATGTATGAATGATCAAAAAGGGTCAATAAGTTCTAAAGTGGCTGAACAACAAATGTAATAGCAAATGAAGAATTCTCTATGTGCATGGAAATCGCAGATTCCCAATAAATCACAAAAACCAAACAAAATTAacatatacatgcctcagtatCACATGCATGGACGAGATGCTTGTACTGACTTGTAAGTTTGCTGACAACTTCCTTGGCTGCAGATAAATTGTCAACTATATGCACTTTTTCATACATTGCACCCAGCCTCTCACGGAGGGTAATCTGATCTAAACCTGTTCCTTTATCACTGACAATCTTAGTCTCAGTTCCATTCACAAAATCAGTTGCCACCGATTTAACTGCATTCTTTTCCCTTTTGATAGTGGCTTGCTCCAGGATAACACTTTTTGCTTTGACAGTAACCACCTTGGTATCAGTCCCATTCACACTGTCTCTTATTTGATTAGATGCACTACCCTGCCAAAGTTTATTTGCTTTTTCAAATTTGGCGTTTACAATTTTGCTTGATAATTGCTCATTAAGATTGGAACCTTTTGATAATGGTTTGTAATGAGATACATTAGGACCATCAACCTTATTTATTGATGTGACTTCATTGTTTCTTGAATGGTTGATACCTACAGATAGTTGAGGCAAATGTTTTTTATACTCTCTCCAGTTCCCAACGTCTTTCTTCTCTCCTCTATTAGGGTTATGAGGTGGTTTGCTTTTTGAAGATAAGCTGCCTCCTGAAATACAGGTTGTAGCTGAATAGCTAGAGGTGACACGCTCACGCATCATTCTCGTATTGACTTCAATTGGAACATCAGAATTTTCATCTTTCACCTTCCGATCTGTGGAGGCGCTAACACTGCAATTTGCCGCTGAAATCTTTTTATAACTATTATAAGCGTTTTTTGCTTTAAGAGCTTTAATAGCATCAATTTCAGCATTCCATCCGTAAATACTGTCTTCCTCAATCTTCTGTTGTAATCCACTAGAGAATAACTTCCTTTCATGACTTGATATTTGTTTAATGGGATCGCCAAGCACCGCTAAGCTGGAAGATGCATTTTCTATACTCCGAGTTTTGCAATCTTCCCCCCTGCAAATGATATTCAATTTGTAATTGGAAAATCATGAGAGGTTTAATCAATTAGCTATAAACTGGGACTTCACAAACTACATTAAATAGCTGGCATTATTCTTTCAATTCTCTCCCCATTCATCAGATCATACATGGTCAAAAACTCTTCACAGATATCTAACTGGAATAATATCAGCATTACAGTACTGGATAAAGAAGCATAAATTCCTCTTCTTTTGAAGAAAACAAATGGCAATCTTTTCAAAAAGATATTAGACGATATTTCGTAATCACCAATACGACGTTCCAAATTTCCATAATAAACACAAAATTGACACCCTCCACAGTAATCACAAGGGATTTCAGGGCTGTTCTAGCTCTTTCCTGCAtgcattttcttattttatgatatCATACAAAGATCGTGCCAGAAAggatccttcttttatacttaTCACTCTAGCTTATAAGACAAGACAAAGAACGAGAATAAGAAGGAGCCCCACCTATAATAGAAGTTAATAAACAGCACTAGAATCTTTCTCCATTGAGACCTGACGTTTGTCTTAGGAGTTGTTTGGTATGGGGGATGCCAGATGGGATAGACAAAGTTATCCCACGGATTGGGATACCCCATTATATTTATGGGATAACTTATCTCATTATTGTAGTACAAATGATGAGATAAATGATTCCGAATTAATTAGTACTTCTAACCTCCTGCATTTTACCCCGAGATTATTATCCCTTATTCCTCGTACCAATCGACCCCTTAAAAAACTGATAATTGACTTGCCCATCATCTTCATCCAAACTGTATTATCAACTACCAACTATAgtacttctttttttataacCATGGTGTTAGGCCAGCTCGCTTGCACCTCAACTCATTCCGTGAGGTACCTGCTACCCCCCATAAGCACAGGTACTGTATAACTTCGTCCACCTAGGCTTGGACAAATGACAAGAAATCACCTAATGTTGATTTCACCTCTGCTTGGAATTGAACCAGAGACTATCTATTAAGCaactaaattagttaattaacagCTTCAGCACCAAAGGGGTATTATGGGAGTACAAAAGCATCACTCGACTTGATTCCAAGTGTCTAGAGAGTATCAAACTCCACCCTCACCATACAGAGACAGACTATAACAATATTAATACCAGTAATAGTCCAATTATGAAGTCCAGTACATCATCAAAACCCTTCATAAAAATCCAACTACACCAAAAACTCATATCTGCAAGCATTTAAACATAACAAAGGACAAGAAACCCAAATAGTATTATTCACCCTGAAATCCAAAAGGGGACAAGGAGTAaccaaataaaacaaaagataaGCACCCACACAGGAAAAAATCCCAAAACATCAGCAAAACAGAAGAACAAGAAGTTTTAAAGTGTAAAGACAGAAACTTTATCAAAACAACAGTATATTCACATAACATAAAGTATAAAGAATGAAACTTTAGTGAGGTTCAGAGTCAAACCTGTGAAGGGCTTTACCAGAAGAAGCCCAAAAAGTACGAGAAGAGAAAGAATGAGGAGAAAACCAAACATAAGAAGTTGGTTTAAAAGGAGAAGATTGAACAGAAAGACCCAAAAATGCCATAGCCACAGCAGCAGTAGCTCTACTTCTTCTGCCAACTAGCTTATTGCTAGTGCAGCTCAAAAGGGAAGACTGAGCGGCCGTGTTGATAAActtcacaaatatttattttttaaaaactttaaccacacaataaacaaaataagttaaaaatggGGTTGAAACTGTAAAAGTTGGAAtctttttttagggttttacaAGGGTTTTAATTTCTTGTTTGTCTGCAAGTGATGGTGAAGAAGAACACAACAAACACAATCAGTACTCTGTATGAAAGAGATAGACAGAGAgatagaagagaaaaaaaaaaggagtattTGCTGTGTATTTAGTAGCTGAGGAGTCCACTAAAACCCTTTTTCTTGAACAAAAATAAGGCCTTTAAAAGCTCATTAGTCTCACTATGTTTTGAgctatgtaaaaaaaattagattattaACCACTTTTTGTTGAAGTTTTTCATTAttgaatgatttaaaaaatacatttaatattttagGGGGTTATCTAGTACACAATTGTTTTAAAAGAgaaactttaagaaaatatGTGAGGggaatttttattgttttgttgtttaatattcatattattttagataaaataaataaatttatgtattatttttatatatattatttctacgTAAAAGGCAAAATGACCAACATGAGTTGTGGTGCACTGATGATAGTACAATATTCTAAATTATAGGTCTCAGATTCGAGCCTTGGAGACCGAGAAAATCTTGTTGGGAGCCCGAATTTAATTGGAATTTGCACTAAGATAATTTTGCTTTATACATGCCAATTTATTTGTGAAGTTTAATTTAGTTTAATCAAGCTCTGGATTTATTCAGGTTTTGAAATTGATATAGTTTTTAGGGAATTTGTTGAACTTTAATATAAGAGGAAATAAATAGTAAACAATAATCCAAAAGTGTAGTTtcttacaaataaatatatactttatcAAGATCTAATCCAaacacaactttttttttcaaaatacaacAAGAATATACtcgtgtaatcccacaagtgaggtCTGGAGATGATCGTAGTGTACTTGATCCGATTTCCCTAAGTATGTAAGTTATACACCGACAGACTGTATAAAGAATTTTTACATTATCAATGTAACTCGATGACCTGTATATAAGAAATCTATGGACATTCATACTGACAAACACTACACAAAACCCAGAAAAAACACTCAGAAATACAAGTGTTTCGTGCCCGGAAAACGGATTAGTATCTTTCTCTAACACAATTAGGTTTATTACTTGCAATACGATCGACATGACTTGTAATAGTTTGCAATGCAGGTGGAGATTTATAAGTATCATCTGCAGTTTCCTCCTTGTGATCATCGTCGTGTTTCTTGATATTCAATATATAGTCTAAAGCAGTCACTACTTCACTCATTAAAGGTCGCGTACTGGCGTCCTCTTGCAGGCACATTGTTGCAACTGTTAGAGCCTTATCCAATCCCCTCCTCGGGTAGTTCCCTCGTAGCAATGGATCTGCTATTAAGTGCAACTTCTTATCGCTGATCAGTGGTCGTGCCTGTCCATCAATTTGTCAAATAAAGATAGGTTCATAATTGCTAGGTACGGAGTTTAACAAAGAGAAACACTTTTGGCACTAACATATTAGGAAGGAAAACGtgtaatataaaatgaaacgaCATTGAATTCTTGAAACTTACCCACTTGATGAGGTTCTTTTCTTCGCTGGGTCTGGAGCTGTCGATGACTCTTCTTCCTGAGATTATTTCTAAAAGGACTACACCGAAGCTATAGACATCGGACTTAATGGTCAATTTACCTGTGCAAGCATAGTCAGGTGCACAATAACCATAAGTTCCCATGACCCTGGTGGACACATGAGAACTGTCACCTGTTGGTCCTAGCTTGGCAAGTCCGAAATCAGAAAGCTTGGGATCAAAGTTCTCATCTAAAAGTATGTTGGATGATTTAAAGTCCCGATAAATCACCGGAGGATTAGCCGTTTCATGCAAGTATGCAAGTCCTCTGGCTGCTCCGGTTGCAATTTTCATCCTTGTATACCAATCAAGAGGCTTTTGATCTGGACCAAGTTCTGCCAAACAAtgggaaattatattattgtgaATGACACTCATTGATCAAGTTATTGAATGGATAATTggatatgcatatttttatttttattttgggaaCCCGCAACCGCTACCCTTTGGGTacgcacagggtaaaaccccTGCTCCTAtacaatagctcgcaaaccaaataggagaggtaacccgcactaggcaagcccgGTGCGACGAGCttgacccagaaggcaaaccccttgctttcgccggcaaggggtttcgaacttgagttCTTCAATTAACGAAAATTGGAGATGGTCGGATATGAATGCATACCAAGAAGATGAACTTCTAAAGAATCATTTGACATGAGCTCGTAAACTAATATTCTCTGATCACCGTCTGAACAGTATCCTATCAAATTGACAAGGTTAGAGTGACGGAGAAGACTCAACAGCAGGACCT contains these protein-coding regions:
- the LOC107025748 gene encoding DNA polymerase I B, chloroplastic/mitochondrial, whose protein sequence is MAFLGLSVQSSPFKPTSYVWFSPHSFSSRTFWASSGKALHRGEDCKTRSIENASSSLAVLGDPIKQISSHERKLFSSGLQQKIEEDSIYGWNAEIDAIKALKAKNAYNSYKKISAANCSVSASTDRKVKDENSDVPIEVNTRMMRERVTSSYSATTCISGGSLSSKSKPPHNPNRGEKKDVGNWREYKKHLPQLSVGINHSRNNEVTSINKVDGPNVSHYKPLSKGSNLNEQLSSKIVNAKFEKANKLWQGSASNQIRDSVNGTDTKVVTVKAKSVILEQATIKREKNAVKSVATDFVNGTETKIVSDKGTGLDQITLRERLGAMYEKVHIVDNLSAAKEVVSKLTSQYKHLVHACDTEVANIDVKQQTPVDHGEVICFSIYSGPEADFGDGKSCIWVDVLDGGGKDLLVEFAPFFQDPSIRKVWHNYSFDNHVMENYGFEVSGFHADTMHMARLWDSSRRILGGYSLEALTGDSHVMCDARLVHAERLFHDEGLFGKISMKTIFGRKKLKKDGTEGKVIMIPSVEELQRTERELWICYSALDSISTLMLYESLKKKLSKRIWTFDGVRKGSMYEFYEKYWRPFGEVLVQMETEGVLVDRAYLAEIEKVAKAEQLVAVNRFRNWAAKYCADAKYMNVGSDTQLRQLFFGGIQNRKNVDESLPNEKEFKVPNVDKVIEEGKKAPTKFRKIHLHRICDPINTEIFTASGWPSVSGDALKALAGKVSADFDIFDEVDGNAEEVPETSVDEALTTNNEALSQNPEISAYGTAYHAFGGGQKGIEACHAIAALCEVCSIDSLISNFILPLQGHDVSGENGRIHCSLNINTETGRLSARRPNLQNQPALEKDRYKIRQAFVAAEGNSLIVADYGQLELRILAHLANCKSMLGAFEAGGDFHSRTAMNMYSHIREAVEKGQVLLEWHPQPGEDKPPVPLLKDAFGSERRKAKMLNFSIAYGKTTIGLSRDWKVSVKEAKETVERWYSDRKEVSDWQEQRRFEAREFGCVHTLLGRARWFPSVKNATGSVKGHIERAAINTPVQGSAADVAMCAMLEISKNARLKELGWKLLLQVHDEVILEGPEESEKEAMAIVVHCMSNPFNGKNILRVGLSVDAKCAKNWYSAK
- the LOC107025750 gene encoding probable serine/threonine-protein kinase PBL23 isoform X2 codes for the protein MINSSRRRYIASEIEKFGKGNISAQAFTFRELCLATENFDSECLLGSGGFGKVYKGHIKSKNLAVAVKQLDRNGFQGTKEFLVEVLLLSLLRHSNLVNLIGYCSDGDQRILVYELMSNDSLEVHLLELGPDQKPLDWYTRMKIATGAARGLAYLHETANPPVIYRDFKSSNILLDENFDPKLSDFGLAKLGPTGDSSHVSTRVMGTYGYCAPDYACTGKLTIKSDVYSFGVVLLEIISGRRVIDSSRPSEEKNLIKWARPLISDKKLHLIADPLLRGNYPRRGLDKALTVATMCLQEDASTRPLMSEVVTALDYILNIKKHDDDHKEETADDTYKSPPALQTITSHVDRIASNKPNCVRERY
- the LOC107025750 gene encoding probable serine/threonine-protein kinase PBL23 isoform X1, yielding MILGRLVKRHWLIWFPCCMTMDDNNQISSLEDSIIHQHKSANSQAQFANISLKTDSSRRRYIASEIEKFGKGNISAQAFTFRELCLATENFDSECLLGSGGFGKVYKGHIKSKNLAVAVKQLDRNGFQGTKEFLVEVLLLSLLRHSNLVNLIGYCSDGDQRILVYELMSNDSLEVHLLELGPDQKPLDWYTRMKIATGAARGLAYLHETANPPVIYRDFKSSNILLDENFDPKLSDFGLAKLGPTGDSSHVSTRVMGTYGYCAPDYACTGKLTIKSDVYSFGVVLLEIISGRRVIDSSRPSEEKNLIKWARPLISDKKLHLIADPLLRGNYPRRGLDKALTVATMCLQEDASTRPLMSEVVTALDYILNIKKHDDDHKEETADDTYKSPPALQTITSHVDRIASNKPNCVRERY